The Myxococcales bacterium genomic sequence AGCAAGCGCCTGATCGTGGGCACACTCACGGTGAACTGAGTCTCGAAGGAGCCCCCCTTGTACCGCCCTGAACGCTGGGAATACCGCCTGACCTTGACCGACGTGGAGCGGGGCTTGAATGCCGACCGCACCGTGGTGGTGGGACGCCACCCGTCCGAGACCACGGAGCATCTGGCTCTGCGCGTGCTTGCGTTTTGCCTGGTGTACGAAGAAGGGCTCAGCTTCGGGCCCGGCGTGTGCGTGGGGGATGCCCCGGATCTCATGGCCAACGACCTGACCGGCCACCTCAGTCTGTGGGTGGGCTGTGGCGACGTGTCCGCCGACCTGGCGAAGAAAGTGGTGCAACACAACCGCGACGCCAAAGCGCACATCGTCTTCGATGGCGAAGAGCGCTACGCGGCGTTCACGGAGAAGGTGCGCCACTGGCCGAAGTTGCCGCGCAACTGGGGCAACCTCACGGCCTGGCTGCCCCCGCCGAGCGTGCTTGCGTACCTCAAGGAGATGGAGACCCTGCGCCAGCGCTGGATCGTGACCCTTGCGGGCGGGCACCTCTACCTCGAAGCCGACGGTGTGGTCTTGGAAGGGCCCGTGCAGTCCTGGGTGGCCCCCACCTGAAGGCCCGCGGTCAATTGGCGTCGGTGGCGCCCGCGTCGGTGGCGCCCGCATCGGTGGGAGCCCCGCCATCAGGCAGGCTCGCCTCGGTGGTGGTGAGCCGCTGCCGAAAGTAGTCCTTGTCGCTCCACTTGTCCCAGCCGAGGGTGGGCAAAGACACGCTCGAGTCCGTGCGGGAGCCAATGAGCCGGCCAAAGGCGCCATCGATCGGCAAGCTGCCCATGTCGGTGACGGAGGCAAAGCCCACGGCCTGGTTCGGATCGAAGCCCACGGCGTAGTAGTGGCCGGGTCGCAAGAGGATCTGGAGCGGGCCCGCGCTCACGTAGGCCGGGCACGCCACGGTGTCGACCTGCAAGGTAAAGAGCGTGGTGAAAGGCGCCTGCTTCGAGGGCGCTTCGGCTACCGCCAGGGTCACCCGGGTGTTGGGCAGCGTAGGGTTGAGGAAGATTTCGACGCCCGTGAGCCAGCGCGGGCGGGTGACTTCGTAGAT encodes the following:
- a CDS encoding YaeQ family protein — translated: MYRPERWEYRLTLTDVERGLNADRTVVVGRHPSETTEHLALRVLAFCLVYEEGLSFGPGVCVGDAPDLMANDLTGHLSLWVGCGDVSADLAKKVVQHNRDAKAHIVFDGEERYAAFTEKVRHWPKLPRNWGNLTAWLPPPSVLAYLKEMETLRQRWIVTLAGGHLYLEADGVVLEGPVQSWVAPT